One stretch of Dissulfurimicrobium hydrothermale DNA includes these proteins:
- a CDS encoding class I SAM-dependent rRNA methyltransferase, producing MKKGRYASVVRHHPWIFSGAIEKVIGNPGPGETVSVRSEDGAISGVGAYSPFSQIRVRFWAFKDREIDNSFFYERLKAAIKSRFDLAIPSTTNAYRLVNAESDGLPGLVIDRYSNFLVCQFLSQGVEYWRDGIIAQLISLVPNQGIFERSDGDVRQKEGLEIKTGLIIGEKPPNLIEIMEEGCKFLVDIKSGHKTGFYLDQRENRILLSRFSEGARILNCFSYTGGFAVWAIKGGAREVINIDSSRIALDLAEENARINNLDQGRMQNIHGDAFKILREFTNEREKFDIVVLDPPKFAMSKAGLPVAARGYKDINLSAFKLLRPGGLLFTFSCSGLMQHDLFQKIVFDAAIDAETEAQIITRLTQAKDHPTALNFPEGTYLKGLMCRISG from the coding sequence ATGAAAAAAGGCAGATATGCCTCGGTAGTCAGACACCATCCGTGGATATTCTCAGGTGCTATAGAAAAGGTTATAGGGAATCCTGGGCCTGGCGAAACAGTGTCGGTAAGGTCGGAAGATGGTGCAATCTCTGGCGTAGGTGCCTATTCTCCTTTTTCTCAAATAAGGGTTCGCTTCTGGGCCTTCAAAGATAGAGAAATAGATAACAGTTTCTTTTATGAACGTCTAAAAGCGGCCATCAAATCGCGCTTCGATCTGGCCATACCCTCGACCACTAATGCATACCGTCTGGTAAATGCAGAATCCGACGGCCTACCCGGTTTGGTCATAGACCGCTACAGCAATTTTCTGGTATGTCAATTTCTCTCTCAGGGGGTCGAATATTGGCGAGATGGTATAATTGCGCAATTAATTTCGCTCGTGCCGAACCAGGGCATTTTTGAACGATCAGATGGAGACGTGAGACAAAAAGAAGGTCTTGAGATAAAGACAGGTTTGATTATCGGCGAAAAACCACCTAATCTTATCGAAATAATGGAGGAGGGTTGCAAATTTCTAGTAGACATAAAATCGGGTCACAAGACCGGATTTTATCTGGATCAACGTGAAAACAGGATACTCTTGTCCAGATTCTCTGAAGGTGCAAGGATATTGAACTGTTTTTCTTACACCGGCGGCTTTGCTGTATGGGCCATCAAAGGCGGTGCCAGGGAGGTCATAAATATTGACTCCTCAAGGATCGCGCTTGACCTGGCTGAAGAAAACGCCAGGATCAACAACCTTGACCAGGGAAGAATGCAAAACATCCATGGCGATGCCTTCAAGATTCTGCGAGAATTTACTAATGAAAGAGAAAAATTCGACATCGTGGTGCTGGATCCACCTAAATTCGCTATGTCAAAGGCAGGCCTTCCCGTAGCTGCAAGAGGCTATAAAGATATCAATCTGTCGGCCTTTAAACTCCTAAGGCCGGGAGGACTACTATTTACTTTTTCATGTTCAGGTCTTATGCAGCACGATCTCTTTCAAAAGATAGTCTTCGATGCAGCAATTGATGCCGAGACTGAGGCGCAGATCATCACCCGTTTGACCCAGGCCAAGGATCATCCTACCGCCTTGAATTTTCCTGAAGGGACATATCTAAAGGGTCTGATGTGCCGAATCAGCGGCTAA
- the trpA gene encoding tryptophan synthase subunit alpha, with translation MNNRASSRRRNRIDQAFSRLKRVGESAFIPFITAGDPDIAVTKALVKELVSQGADIIELGLPFSDPLADGPTIQAASQRALRNNINITHLFELVSGLRSEGIDVPLVLMGYYNSILQYGLEKFAADAASIGFDGTIVPDLPLEESVEWVRASRRHNLSTIFLVAPTTPPERARRIAKASRGFIYYISVTGITGARNDLPSELLSGIKTVKNLTSLPVAVGFGVSRPEQVAMLSAVADGIIVGSAIVRLVEENLIKDGGTYRPGRELINKVGDFVERLKAETRKKTRSVA, from the coding sequence ATGAATAATAGAGCCAGCAGTAGACGAAGAAACAGGATAGATCAGGCATTTTCGAGGCTGAAAAGGGTCGGGGAATCAGCTTTTATTCCTTTTATAACGGCTGGTGATCCGGACATCGCTGTTACAAAGGCCTTGGTCAAGGAATTGGTCAGCCAAGGCGCTGATATTATAGAACTTGGCCTGCCGTTTTCCGATCCATTGGCGGACGGGCCAACTATCCAGGCTGCGAGCCAGCGGGCCTTGCGGAACAATATAAATATCACCCATTTATTTGAACTTGTTAGCGGATTGAGGTCTGAGGGTATAGATGTCCCGTTGGTGCTTATGGGTTATTATAATTCCATTTTGCAATACGGCCTTGAGAAGTTTGCGGCCGATGCCGCATCAATCGGATTTGATGGGACCATTGTACCTGATCTGCCGCTTGAAGAATCAGTCGAATGGGTAAGGGCGTCAAGGAGACACAATCTTTCCACGATTTTCTTGGTGGCACCCACCACCCCGCCTGAACGGGCAAGGCGCATCGCCAAGGCGAGCAGGGGTTTTATTTACTATATTTCAGTGACAGGCATCACCGGCGCAAGAAATGATCTGCCTTCGGAATTGCTAAGCGGCATCAAGACGGTCAAAAACCTTACATCCCTGCCAGTAGCGGTAGGTTTCGGCGTCTCGCGGCCTGAGCAGGTAGCCATGCTCTCGGCAGTGGCCGACGGCATCATAGTGGGAAGCGCTATCGTCAGGCTTGTCGAGGAAAATCTCATAAAAGACGGTGGGACATACAGGCCTGGCCGTGAACTCATCAATAAAGTTGGTGATTTTGTTGAAAGACTAAAGGCCGAAACGAGAAAAAAGACGCGGTCTGTCGCCTAA